AAGCAGAGGTGCCACAAGCAGAGGTGCCACAAGCAGAGGTGCCACAAGCAGAGGTGCCACAAGCAGAGGTGCCACAAGCAGAGGTGCCACAAGCAGAGGTGCCACAAGCAGACATTCAGTCAAATTCCACCGAATCTGCATCAGCATCAAATACCGAAACATTTGTGCGCATATCCAATATTTCAAACCATTCGTCGCAAATGGTTTCAACCGGAGATCATATACTTGACAATGTGACTGACTCTGTATCTTATTCGCTACCTGACATTTCTTTTCCGCCTTTGACTGACGGTGTTGCTATGATGAATGTTGTTGATCTAGAATACCCCTCCATTGATCCTGACTCTGCAGCTGTGGCTGTATCGTCGTTAGTGACTTCTGTAAATTCCACATCTGGTCAGTTTGTATTGGTTCCGCTTGGCAAGATCAATCCGGGACAGGAAATCATTATCCCTATTTCAGACCATTTAATCCCAAGCTCTGGTGGTTTGAAGGAAATTACCCTGCAGTCAGACCCAAACGCATTGCCTGTTGGAAACCCCGCACCTGATGAGTGGATAACCGCAGAGATCAACAATCGGATACCTGCACCTATCACGTCTGTAGGTCTGGAAGGTACTCCAATCATCTTTCTTAACATTCAGTACCCGTTTGAATATGGTGGTACTGGATTTAATTGGGGAGATCCAACAATCTTTGCGAAACCACCCACGTTGACATTAGCAGTGGAAAAAACAAATCTGCCCAATGTACAAAATGACTCGAATGGTTGTCCGATAATCGACGCGTACACACTAAATAATGACTCGTGGACCAACAACGGTCTTGGAGAAATATCCTCCGAGTCGGCAGGTCTTAGTAAATGCCACATAAAGATTCAAACACAGCACTTTTCCAAGTTTGTCTTTTCCTTGAGGCATATCAAATCCATTCAAAGCTATGGACCCGGAACGTTTGGTCTTGGGATAGTTAGATCTGATGCCAATCTGAACCTACTTGTAATACCTGATGAGCCAAAAAATATTCATGATTCACTGATAGAGTCGTTCCATGTCGAGACGGAACACAGATCAGTTGCAAATCCACCTCATGGCTTTGCCAACGTACTATGTAGCCGTGAATTTGGGTATGGGCTATTGGTAGGAGAATACACCAACGGAAATGTTCCACACCGCGTGATTTTTCTAAAAATGATGCTGCTTGATGGTGCTGGGAACATACTCGGCACTGGAAACGGTGCCATATATGACATCGATGCATACCATACGAAAATCTTCAACGCCATAGCCAGACACCGTGCAGATTTTGACTCTTGCTCAATTCAGATCACAAAAGCGATAGCAAAATAGCTCAAATGAGCACCAATACATCTGACACTGTTCTGGGTCGTCGCCGTTTCAACGCGTTCTGATTTCGGGTTTTTTAAAATACCTGATGTGACTGTAGATGCCAAACGAAAACAAAACATATGACCACAAGTACAGTATGTCCAGCGGATGTCCGCTAAAATATGACTCATCAACATACAAGAAAAGAAATCCCGAGTCTGCGATTACGTTCAATATGATCGCAATGCATGCAAGTGACCAGAAAAAACTTACACGCCCCTTCAAAAACAGTATCATTACCAATACTGCAGGATATAACACTACGGCGTCTGCCGTCGGATATATTCCTGCCCAAACTATCTGAAGCATACCTGCATCCTGGTTGTAAGAGTGCATCTTGTACAATGTGATAATTAGAAATGATGCCGTAGCAGCGGCTGCACATGCAAGCATTTTTGACGAGATTGCCTTACGCATCGGATACAGGTAAAAAATTGAGGATGCAAAGAGAAATGGATATCCTGCAAGATAGAACCATTCTGACTCTGGGAATTGTGTCTGTCCTACCAATTCTGTGAACATCCAAATCGTCTCTGCGGCAAACCAGAACGCGGCAAATCCTGTAAATGCCAAGTATGCCTTTCCGTGGGCACCTGTACTGCCAAACCTCCTTACTATGATGGATGCAAGCAGCAAAAGTACAGCTGATGCGGATACGTGGAGAAAATTTGTTACAGCGATGATGGCATTTTTGTTCAGTGTATTTGCAGCAAGTATTGCAAATACTGTAACCAGTAAGAAAAACAAGAGGCTGCTAATTTCTCGCTTCTTAAATTCTGGCTTCAACTTATTTTGACATCTTCCTGAGAAAGAATAAGAATGTCTTCTGATTTGCGTAATCCTTGAACTGTTCTTTTATCGACTCTGTAATGACTGTGTACCGGTCTCCAAATATCTCCTTTAGAACGTTGTTTAGGTATTCTGGATAATCATAACAGTCTCGTATGTTGCAATTGTAGTCATCACGGAGCTTTTGAATCACTTTCTCGTACGTGGGCTGCCCCGTTTCAAGCAACACCTTCTTCACTACAGATGCCACTTGATCTTGTTTTGCTGAATGATTTCCGTCTAGCCCACCATTCGAATAACTCAATATGCGGCCACTACTGGCATCTATGAGGACCCGTCTGATCTGAGGCGTCACAAGTCCGATCTTTGCCATGACGACCCAAATCCCATTCTCGATGAAAATCGATTCTATCGTGCTTGCATCGTGGTATTGCTCCAAAAAGTCGATTGCTATCTTTTCTGCCTTTTTCTGTGTGATGGGCAACACACACTAGGATTAGCATCTTGTTTTTTTATGCAATATGTGATTATGTTCTAGTAGAATGTTACTGGCGCAGTTCGCATTACCATTTGACAGCGTCTTGACTATGCCGTCCTCCAATGAGATCTTCGGCTCAAAATTCAGATCTCTTCTGGCTGATTCGATGTCGTAATAGAAGTGAACTGCCCTTTTTCCAATGTTTTTGATTCTGATCTTCGAGTCCGACCTGATGTTGTTTTTTAGGATTCTAACAATGTTTCGTACCGTCACAGGCGTGCCTGATGCTATGTTGTAGATGGCGAACCTTTTTTTCAACCTTAATGCGCTGATGACTGCATCGCACACATCTGATACGTTGACAAGATCAACCTTCTGAAATCCGTTTGTGTATCTGTGGAGGTATATTCTTCTGGAATTCTTGTAGTTACTGATGAACCTTGAGATCGTGTTTTTCTTTGGTTGTCCTACGCCGTACACAACTGACACTCGTAGTATTATTACATCAAGGCCGAATTTGGAACTATAATATGTGACCAAGTTCTCCGAGAGCAGTTTGGTACAGCCGTAGTTCGTGAGTGGCCCTGTGGCAAAATCCTCCTTTATTGGGAGCACTGATGAGGGCGAATACACGTTATGACCTGAAACAAATATGAATTTTCTTATCTTGTTTTTTCTGGCAAATTCCAAAATGTTCAACGTCGCAACAACATTGTCTCCAAGCATATCTGAGACATCTTTTTCGTTTGTATCTGCCGCAAGGTGTATTATTGCATCAAAATCCTTCCTTGTGATCCTCCTTTCTATGTGATTGGATCTGAGATCCGCAACGTGGATCTTGTGGCTTGCGCTTGTTGCCCTCCTTGCAATTCCTTCCACATCATGTCCTGATTCTATCAGCCTTGGAGTCAGATTGGAGCCAATAAACCCAGTACAGCCTGAGACTAGAATCCTCATTATCGCCCTACTCCACTACGGCATAGCAGGCTCGCGTCGAAAAGTCAAATCTCCTAAGCTTCAAATTGTGAAGCCCAACCTCTTCCATGACTGCAAGTGTCTCACCTGGGTAATCTGGGTGGTTGATCTCATCAAAACAGATCATTCCTCCTTTTGGAATCCTGTCAACTAGAAGTCTCAACGCGTCCTTGGTGGGCTGATATAGATCCATGTCCAAGTAGAGCAGGGCAATGACCAAGTAGGGGTTTTCCTTTAGGAACACGGGAATTGTCTTTGAGGCATCTCCTTTGACTAACCGTATCTTTTCAATATGACCAAGCGGCCTGTTCTGATTGTAAAGCCGTATTGCTTCTTGTAGGATGGAGTATGAATCGTGCCTCAGGCCGCCCCTTTTCATGTGCATTGCGTTGCTGGTCTTGTCCTCTGCAAGCAGTTCACTAAACCCTGCAAACGTGTCAAATCCGATCACCTTCCTGGTGTGGTGATATCCCTCGAAGATTGAGCAAAAATGGGCAAACGACATCAGTCCAAACCCGTCTGCAATACCGCATTCCAGAATGGAACCTGGGACATTTTTTATCATCTTGTAGATCTCGTATCGCTCTACAAAATTTCTTATCTGCTGGCGCCATGCAAAAACCGGAAAATTTCTAATCTTCTCAAGGTTGTTCCAAGATGCCCTGTCGAGGAACTTTGCAGTCTCTGCATAAAACTGGAGCATCTCTGGTGTATTTCTTTCGTACTCTATGTTACGAAGAATCTCTCTTGATAAATTTTCGTTTGTCATGTCCGGGTATCTGACACAATACATAAAAGATCAACCGAAGATTATTACAGTATAATCTTATCTAAGACTCAGATGGTACAACTGCAAATCGTAATCTGATGTAGTTGGATTTGGTCCTTCCATGTGTGACACAACCGTCGCGCGATGAAAATACCACAAATGTTATGGATTGCAAGCAAGTAATAATCTTGCCTGATCATGTATCAGAAAAAAGTAAGCAAACTCAGATAATTGTCTCCAACTAGTACTTGATCAATGAATACTAGAAACATCTTGTTGACTTCGCTCTTGGCTGGTGCATTAGGTCTGGCAGCACTGACACTGTCCCCGCTTGCCATAAAGTCTGCTTCTGCACACGAGTGCCCGCCTGACGCAGTGTCCTGCTTTGTGGAAGGTCGGATGACTGGAGGTGGCAGAATTGACACTAGCAATATCCGGTGGCCGCCAGTGCCTGGAACGATCGTCACACATGGCTTTGAACTGCACTGTAATGCAGCAGAGCTTCCAAATGGCTTCCAAGTGAACTGGAACGGAATTGCGGATGTGGGTTCAAACCGATTCCATCTGGAGACTTTGGAGGACGTACTGTGCTGGGATGACCCAAACATATCACCCACCCCACCAAACGCACCTTTTGACACACTCTCTGCTCATGGATATGGTAGGTATAACGGACAATCTGGAGCTTACCTGTTCATCAAGCTCACCGATGCCGGCGAGCCTGGCAGGTATGATGAGGCCACGATTGTAGTGTATGACAAGTTTGGCATACTTCAGCTGGACGTCACAGGCAAACTAAAGTACGGAAATCATCAGGCACACAAGGCAACTGGATAACGCTCCTGTAACGTACCCACACCCATTTTTTTCAAGTACCAACGTCTTGACGCACTTGGTTCTGCGACTTGCTTTCTTTTCTTGCTGCCACCACCTCTGCTGCACCCTTTGAGCCAAAATAAAAGCCAATTATTGTCATTATGACCATTGAAAACCCTTCCAGTATCGTCTGAAGTGTTTCGTCTGAGATGTTTGGGAACCTACCGGTGATGCCTAGTGCCAGAACTATGAGATATACTGAGATGAGCGATCCTGCTATTGATTTTCTCATTGTTCCCCTGGAGCTCGGTTTCAGTCTTGCATGATATGATGATACTATTAACATTCCAAAAAATGTGACTATTCCAACCGATGCGATCGACCAGTAGACTATCCCTGTTTGTATCACTCCTACATAGATCACTGCCACATCCGTGATGGCAATTACTGCTGCAATCATGGACGTTATGGCCCAGTCCTGTCGTGACACGCTCTGGCTAACCTGTACAACCAAATTCAATTTCCAACAGTAATCTGTTTTCGATTCTGATAAGCATTACTCACAAAAGACTGCTGCAATATAGTAGTAATTTAGTATAGTAGTTGCATAGTATCATACCGTACAAAATTTTTCTCTAACATTCTTACTGGCAAAACAGACGCAAACGCTAAACCTTCTATACTCAAAAAACGTTTGGGGAAACATCTATAGTATTTTGGTGCCATCTGATATTGCGATGGAACTCAAGATGTATGTGGACTATGTACTAACAATGCTTCTTGGATCACACCCATAATCTTGTTATGGCATGAATCATCGTAACGCTTAACTGCATTACAAACAATATTGATTGGAGCATCTTGCATGGATAGTACTGCGAAAAAAACCGCAAGCACGGAAGACCGCGCAATTGACTCTTACCGTGCAGCCAACACTGCCAAAAAGTTTTTCGAACAGTACCACAACGGTGTGGAAATCAAAGACCTTGAGCTAAAAGGCGGAGTCTGGTTCATTACCGTAGGAGTCGGGTTTTTGTTTGAGAAGATCAAAATTGTCGAGATCGACGCTTATACTGGAAGGATAATCCAATACCGCTAGGATGAATCCGAACGTTGTGGACTGAACTACGCGCCTGACTAGAATTATAAAAATAGGGATGGCGTGCTTAGAAATCCTGCACGCAGCGCCCAAGGTACCTTTCCTCGGAAACCGGACTACCGTCCTTGTCTACAAACCTGATGCTGATGTGCGGATTTCCACCCACGCCTCCAAGCACCGGCTGCTTCTGAAACACTATTTGCTCGCCCATTGGGATCAGCACAGTGTCTGCATGTGACACCGTGGTGTACTCGTGCGGGCCGCCTACCGGATTGTCATTGTTTCTAAAAATGACCTTTGCCGTAAGCCCCTTCAACGTTATCTGTCCTCCTTCGAGCGTGATTACATCTGTCGTGTTGGAGCATTCTGCAGACAATTCCGCAGTAACGCTTGCCGGCAACATGATGGGTGCGTGCACGTCATCAAGTCCTTGGACACA
The sequence above is drawn from the Candidatus Nitrosotenuis cloacae genome and encodes:
- a CDS encoding TylF/MycF/NovP-related O-methyltransferase produces the protein MTNENLSREILRNIEYERNTPEMLQFYAETAKFLDRASWNNLEKIRNFPVFAWRQQIRNFVERYEIYKMIKNVPGSILECGIADGFGLMSFAHFCSIFEGYHHTRKVIGFDTFAGFSELLAEDKTSNAMHMKRGGLRHDSYSILQEAIRLYNQNRPLGHIEKIRLVKGDASKTIPVFLKENPYLVIALLYLDMDLYQPTKDALRLLVDRIPKGGMICFDEINHPDYPGETLAVMEEVGLHNLKLRRFDFSTRACYAVVE
- a CDS encoding NAD-dependent epimerase/dehydratase family protein, with the translated sequence MRILVSGCTGFIGSNLTPRLIESGHDVEGIARRATSASHKIHVADLRSNHIERRITRKDFDAIIHLAADTNEKDVSDMLGDNVVATLNILEFARKNKIRKFIFVSGHNVYSPSSVLPIKEDFATGPLTNYGCTKLLSENLVTYYSSKFGLDVIILRVSVVYGVGQPKKNTISRFISNYKNSRRIYLHRYTNGFQKVDLVNVSDVCDAVISALRLKKRFAIYNIASGTPVTVRNIVRILKNNIRSDSKIRIKNIGKRAVHFYYDIESARRDLNFEPKISLEDGIVKTLSNGNANCASNILLEHNHILHKKTRC